The DNA window CATCAGTACTAGGCACACCGTTTGCAAGTTCTGCAGAAATTTCTGGAGACGATACAATCTGGTCATCTAGGTACATATCTACAGGTGTTCCGGCCTTTCCATTTGCTGCTTTAGCAAATTTGCTCGCTCCGTCTGAAGTCACTGTGAATGGAACGTTCCATTGGTTACCTGTAACTTCGTATGCTTTCACAGTTGTGATGTCAGTACCTGTTAGCACGGTTTCATTACCAATTTTTGCCTCAAATTTACCAGGAGTTCCAACTACCTTGGCCACCTGATCAGGGGCAACGTTGGCTATTTCAACCACAACATCCTGATTTCCGCTTGCACGGACCTTTACATCTGTAACACCGAAGGTGTTCAATCGTTTATCCAGTACGTTGGTAACTTTGCTCATTGTGTCTGTGTCAACAGGTTGGTCAAGATGGATCTGAATGATAGATCCTCCCTTCAAATCAAGACCTTCCTGAATTCCAAAGACTGAGATAGCTCCAATACTCACGATCAACAGAACAATAAGAAGTATTACCCTGTAATCTTTGATGAATTCCTTGAAGTTCATCTTTTACCCTCCATGTACCATCTAAGTACTCCAAGGTTGAAGAGCCACGTTGCAAGAACATCTGCAACCAGTCCTATTATTAAGACAGATGCTATCTGATCTAGAACCTGTGCATATGGCATGAAGAATCTAACTACGAGATAAAGGGCCACCATAGAACCTATTGCAGCTGCAGCCATGGTAAAACCTGTTTTCATGGCATCTTTAGCTCTTTCGTTTATGGTTCCTTCACGCCGCTTTAGAACTCGCGTTGTGAGTAAAATATCAGTATCCACACTGTAACCTATGAGCATTAAAAGTGCACCCACAGATGCCAGTGAAAGCGGTATACCCAGTAATGACATACCACCCACTGCAATTATGATATCACTGAAAGCTGCAAATATCACAGCAAGTGAAGGTATTAAATTCCTGAATATTATGAAAACAGTTATTGACATGAA is part of the Methanobacterium lacus genome and encodes:
- a CDS encoding protein translocase subunit SecF; translated protein: MSMMDKLLDSYKPLIIIPVIITLIALAIVATGGLQEGIDLKGGSIAVVQLEKPVSDDALAALVENGTGNQQVTVTTSGGNTATIEIAGGATDVIALTNALSGTATLQSFRAVGPSLSKQSLTQVYYALAFAFLFMSITVFIIFRNLIPSLAVIFAAFSDIIIAVGGMSLLGIPLSLASVGALLMLIGYSVDTDILLTTRVLKRREGTINERAKDAMKTGFTMAAAAIGSMVALYLVVRFFMPYAQVLDQIASVLIIGLVADVLATWLFNLGVLRWYMEGKR